CTGGCCATGAGATTTTTGGGGCTAGGCGATTTAATAAAGATTTTTATAAAAAGATTTTTTACAAATTTGGAGACCTATGATTATGTATTTTTCTTCAAAAGTTTGGGGGAGGGGTTAGAGGCGAATGTTTCATTAGGATTTGTCCAGGACCGGCCCTGAATCTCCATCATCTTTTACTAAATGGAACTAATAGAGAAGTTGTCTTTATTGGTGCAGTGACTTGCTGCAGAGTGAGTTTATAACCGAACCAAGAGACAATTTGGTTGAACATGAAGCAGCAATAGAGCTGAGAGATAGAATCGAGGAACAAGAGTCGTTACTCGATTTGTTGCTACTGATTCAACAAAGAAAGCAAGATTCTGCTTATAGATTGCGGGATACTGTTTCACTTCTTTCTTCAGACATTGAGCAAGTTGTGAAGAGACAGCTGATTCTGAAGAAAAAAGGAAGCTCATACTCTGATCTCAGTAAAGATGATCACCAATCTCCCTCTGGTCCTTCTACATTGTTGGCCTCAAGAAAACGGTTTAGACAAGTGGAAATAGACGTTGAAGTTGATGAAGAGAGTCAAGGAAGCACACTTCTTGAAAGCTCCAGGTTGATGAGAAACTTCAAGAAGCTAGAAACGGTCTACTTTCTAACAAGGCGCAGGCAAATGAAAGCTGCTGCTTTAGGGAAATCATTAACTAGACATTCGCCTTTGAGTAGTGAAAACGGGAGAGGAGGTTCAATGATAAGCTCAGTAAGCAACCCTGTTTCCAACAATGATCCTCCGAGACAAGGCGGGTGGATAGATCCATTCCTTGAGGGTTTATGCAAATACTTATCGTTCAGTAAGCTCAGAGTGAAAGCGGATTTGAAACAAGGAGACTTGTTGCACTCTTATAACCTAGTTTGCGCTCTTGCATTTGACCGTGACGGAGAGCTTTTCGCCACTGCTGGTGCAAACAAGAAGATCAAGATCTTCGAATGTAACTCCATTGTAAACAGTAACCGGGACATTCACTATCCGGTTGTGGAACTAGCTAGCCGGTCAACGCTAAGTAGTGTATGTTGGAACAGTTACATAAAGAGTCAGATTGCATCAAGTAACTTTGAAGGTGTGGTTCAGGTTAGTCTTTAGATTCTGCTTATTGTTTTTATAAGAACTTCAAGATTCATGAAATTAGTTTGGCATAGGGAAGGCTCAATAATGTCATGAGCCCTAGGGCAAAAAAGTTAAGTCTCCATACTAATAGCTGAAGTATTTTTTTTAAAAAAAATTGTGATAAAAATAAAACTATTTTCGTATAAAATTTTTGGACACTTTTTCTTATTGTTAATGTAAAAATACATGTATTTTATAAAAAAAAAAAATAATCGGACCCTTATCTTTTAAGAAATAGGGTGACAAGTGATTGGACCCGAGCGATCACACCGCTTGTCCCTCTATCTAAGACGGCCACTGATACGTTTGTGGTATTAGATATGGGATGTTGCAAGAAGCCAGTTGGTTACAGAGATGAAGGAGCACAAGAAGAGAGTATGGTCCATTGATATTTCATCAGCAGACCCTACTTTGCTGGCTAGTGGAAGTGATGATGGAACCGTTAAGCTATGGAGTATCAATCAGGCAATTCTAATTTAAAAATGTCGGCTATTGAAATCTGAAACTAGTTTTCTCCAAATTTACATGTTAGTCCTCAGGATTGTATGATTTAAGGAGTTTTTTTTTGTGTTGTGAAACGTTTTTCAGGGAGTTAGTACTGGAACCATCAAGACAAAGGCTAATATATGCTGTGTCCAGTTCCCATCAGACTCGGGCCGGTGTTTAGCGTTTGGTTCTGCAGATCACAAAGTGTATTACTACGATCTTAGGAACCCCAAGATTCCTCTGAGCACAATGGTTGGTCATAGCAAGACAGTGAGTAATGTCAAGTTTGTGGATTCATCCACTCTTGTGTCTTCTTCTACTGACAACACGCTGAAGCTTTGGGATTTATCGATGTCTGCTTCTGGTGTTAATGAAAC
This sequence is a window from Brassica oleracea var. oleracea cultivar TO1000 chromosome C1, BOL, whole genome shotgun sequence. Protein-coding genes within it:
- the LOC106316854 gene encoding protein SPA1-RELATED 3 → MEGYSNSNSRGFKTSGVSDRNTEFPPVDECVRSVFGSSTHKPSSEENSLGVDPFVRSLEWGDVSLRQWLDKPERSVDVLECLHIFRQIVEIVNAAHSQGIVVHNVKPSCFVMSSFNHVSFIESASCSDSGSEDGPISQKEEKGSYNKILGRQIEKLEEEKKQRCLPMKHVLAMETSWYTSPEEEFGSPSTCASDVYRLGVLLFELFCPVTSREEKSRTMSSLRHRVLPPQILLKCHKEASFCLWLLHPEPICRPSMSDLLQSEFITEPRDNLVEHEAAIELRDRIEEQESLLDLLLLIQQRKQDSAYRLRDTVSLLSSDIEQVVKRQLILKKKGSSYSDLSKDDHQSPSGPSTLLASRKRFRQVEIDVEVDEESQGSTLLESSRLMRNFKKLETVYFLTRRRQMKAAALGKSLTRHSPLSSENGRGGSMISSVSNPVSNNDPPRQGGWIDPFLEGLCKYLSFSKLRVKADLKQGDLLHSYNLVCALAFDRDGELFATAGANKKIKIFECNSIVNSNRDIHYPVVELASRSTLSSVCWNSYIKSQIASSNFEGVVQIWDVARSQLVTEMKEHKKRVWSIDISSADPTLLASGSDDGTVKLWSINQGVSTGTIKTKANICCVQFPSDSGRCLAFGSADHKVYYYDLRNPKIPLSTMVGHSKTVSNVKFVDSSTLVSSSTDNTLKLWDLSMSASGVNETPLHSFAGHTNLKNFVGLSVSDGYIATGSETNEVFVYHKAFPMPVMSYMFSNTDSMSGLEIDDASQFISSICWRGQSSTLVAANSNGNIKILEMVA